In one window of Carassius auratus strain Wakin chromosome 28, ASM336829v1, whole genome shotgun sequence DNA:
- the LOC113046956 gene encoding serine/threonine-protein phosphatase 4 catalytic subunit B-like yields MCVMMGDVIDLDRQIEQLRRCELIKENEVKALCAKAREILVEESNVQRVDSPVTVCGDIHGQFYDLKELFRVGGEVPETNYLFMGDFVDRGFYSVETFLLLLALKVRYPDRITLIRGNHESRQITQVYGFYDECLRKYGSVTVWRYCTEIFDYLSLSAIVDGKIFCVHGGLSPSIQTLDQIRTIDRKQEVPHDGPMCDLLWSDPEDTMGWGVSPRGAGYLFGSDVVAQFNAANDISMICRAHQLVMEGYKWHFNETVLTVWSAPNYCYRCGNVAAILELDEHLQKEFIIFEAAPQETRGIPSKKPVADYFL; encoded by the exons atgtgtgtcaTGATGGGCGACGTCATTGACTTGGACAGACAGATCGAGCAACTCAGACGCTGTGAACTTATAAAGGAAAATGAAGTCAAGGCGCTGTGTGCCAAAGCAAG GGAGATTCTGGTGGAAGAGAGTAATGTTCAGAGGGTAGATTCTCCCGTCACG GTCTGTGGAGATATACATGGGCAGTTTTATGATTTAAAGGAGCTATTTAGG GTGGGGGGTGAAGTTCCAGAGACAAACTACCTCTTCATGGGAGACTTCGTGGACAGAGGCTTCTATAGTGTGGAGACTTTCCTGTTGCTGCTAGCATTAAAG GTGCGATACCCCGACCGAATAACGCTGATCAGAGGGAACCACGAGTCGAGGCAGATCACGCAAGTGTATGGCTTTTATGATGAGTGTCTTAGAAAATACGGCTCTGTTACAGTCTGGAGGTACTGCACAGAGATCTTTGACTAcctgtccctctctgctattgtCGATGGCAAG ATATTTTGTGTGCATGGTGGCCTTTCTCCATCTATTCAAACTCTGGATCAGATCAGGACTATTGACCGAAAACAGGAAGTTCCTCATGATGGCCCCATGTGTGATCTGCTGTGGTCCGACCCAGAAG ACACCATGGGGTGGGGTGtgagtcccagaggagctggatatCTGTTTGGTAGTGATGTGGTGGCACAGTTTAATGCTGCCAACGATATCAGCATGATCTGCAGAGCTCATCAGCTGGTGATGGAGGGCTACAAGTGGCATTTCAATGAGACTGTGTTAACAGTGTGGTCTGCTCCAAACTACTGTTATAG GTGTGGTAACGTGGCAGCCATTCTAGAGCTTGATGAGCATCTCCAGAAGGAGTTTATTATATTTGAAGCTGCACCTCAGGAAACCAGAGGAATCCCCTCTAAGAAACCTGTGGCGGACTACTTCCTTTGA
- the LOC113046955 gene encoding ADP-ribose pyrophosphatase, mitochondrial-like isoform X3 produces MKAVSRHWAASVHVALSLIGLPYAAGTSGVCKKAISRSFFSSTSVYMCSAAAHVKARCPVYPGSDTHRFPVPDHTVDWDTDCPQYSPVKYTAPTVLNKPAWADPEIGSFSPQFNSIDGSVDRRSHEGSYRVQNGKPLNPHGRTGLEGRGLLGRWGPNHAADPIVTRWKRDSTGQCVHHTNSQLPVLQFVSIKRLDCGEWAIPGGMVDPGERISQTLQREFSEEALNSLQASPSQRENIQKRIAELFNSAGLQVYKGYVDDPRNTDNAWMETVAVNFHDESGNSVSELPLQAGDDAGQVSWIDVDSSLALYANHLHFLETVAKERNAHW; encoded by the exons ATGAAAGCAGTGTCCCGTCACTGGGCTGCATCGGTGCATGTTGCACTTAGTCTTATTGGGCTCCCCTACGCTGCTGGCACGAGTGGAGTCTG TAAGAAGGCCATTAGCCGCAGTTTCTTTTCATCAACATCAGTCTACATGTGTTCTGCCGCCGCGCACGTGAAGGCTCGCTGCCCGGTGTATCCCGGATCAGACACACACCGCTTCCCTGTCCCAGACCACACAGTAGACTGGGACACAGACTGTCCCCAGTACAGCCCTGTCAAATATACCGCCCCCACTGTACTGAACAAGCCTGCTTGGGCTGACCCAGAGATTGG TTCATTTTCCCCACAGTTCAATTCTATAGATGGATCTGTGGACAGGAGAAGCCATGAGGGCTCGTATCGTGTTCAGAATGGCAAACCACT TAATCCACATGGAAGGACTGGGCTGGAGGGCCGAGGATTACTGGGAAGGTGGGGTCCGAACCACGCTGCTGATCCAATAGTTACCAG GTGGAAAAGGGACTCTACAGGACAGTGTGTCCACCACACTAACTCTCAACTACCTGTGCTGCAATTTGTGTCCATCAAGAGGTTGGACTGTGGCGAATGGGCCATCCCAGGG GGAATGGTGGACCCCGGAGAGCGCATTTCTCAAACACTGCAGCGCGAGTTCTCGGAAGAGGCATTAAACTCTCTGCAGGCATCTCCAAGTCAGAGGGAAAATATCCAGAAGCGAATCGCTGAACTTTTCAACTCCGCAGGTCTTCAG GTGTATAAAGGTTATGTAGATGATCCAAGAAACACAGATAATGCTTGGATGGAGACAGTAGCAGTCAACTTCCATGATGAATCAG GTAATAGTGTGAGTGAGCTGCCATTGCAAGCAGGCGATGACGCAGGTCAAGTGAGCTGGATTGATGTTGACTCCTCTCTGGCCCTTTATGCCAATCACTTGCATTTCCTAGAGACTGTCGCAAAGGAAAGAAATGCACACTGGTAA
- the LOC113046952 gene encoding mitogen-activated protein kinase 1-like gives MAESGSSAAGAGAAGSSSSTAGAGAAVAVGGANGAAGPKPGLESVKGQNFDVGPRYTDLQYIGEGAYGMVCSAFDHVNKIRVAIKKISPFEHQTYCQRTLREIKILLRFRHENIIGINDILRARRIDYMRDVYIVQDLMETDLYKLLKTQQLSNDHICYFLYQILRGLKYIHSANVLHRDLKPSNLLINTTCDLKICDFGLARIADPEHDHTGFLTEYVATRWYRAPEIMLNSKGYTKSIDMWSVGCILAEMLSNRPIFPGKHYLDQLNHILGILGSPTQDDLNCIINMKARNYLQALPQKPKIPWSKLFPKADNKSLDLLDRMLTFNPIKRITVEEALAHPYLEQYYDPSDEPVAEEPFTFNMELDDLPKEKLKELIYEETARFQATYQGS, from the exons ATGGCGGAATCGGGCAGCAGCGCGGCGGGGGCCGGAGCCGCGGGCTCGAGTAGCAGCACCGCTGGGGCTGGAGCTGCCGTCGCGGTCGGGGGAGCTAATGGAGCGGCAGGACCCAAGCCCGGCCTGGAGTCGGTGAAGGGACAGAATTTTGACGTTGGCCCCCGATACACCGATCTCCAGTACATCGGGGAGGGGGCCTATGGGATGGTCTG CTCAGCTTTTGATCATGTGAATAAGATCCGAGTGGCCATTAAGAAGATCAGTCCGTTTGAACACCAGACCTACTGCCAGCGCACGCTGAGGGAGATCAAAATCCTCCTGCGGTTCCGTCATGAGAACATCATCGGCATCAATGACATCCTGAGAGCGCGTCGCATCGATTATATGAGGGATGT CTACATCGTACAGGACCTGATGGAGACCGACCTTTACAAACTGCTGAAGACACAGCAACTCAGCAATGACCATATCTGCTACTTTCTGTACCAGATCCTGCGAGGGCTGAAGTACATTCACTCTGCCAATGTGCTGCACAGAGACCTTAAGCCCTCGAACCTTCTCATCAACACCACCTGTGACCTCAAG ATCTGTGACTTTGGGCTGGCGCGGATAGCTGACCCTGAACATGACCACACCGGATTCCTCACAGAGTATGTGGCTACTCGTTGGTACCGTGCTCCTGAGATCATGCTCAACTCCAAG GGCTACACCAAGTCTATTGATATGTGGTCTGTGGGTTGCATCCTAGCTGAGATGTTGTCCAACAGACCCATCTTCCCTGGAAAGCATTATCTGGACCAGCTCAACCACATTTTGG GTATTTTGGGCTCCCCCACTCAAGATGATCTGAACTGCATCATCAACATGAAGGCCAGGAACTACCTCCAGGCTCTACCCCAGAAACCCAAAATCCCATGGAGCAAGCTGTTCCCCAAGGCAGACAACAAAT CTCTGGATTTATTGGACCGCATGTTAACCTTCAACCCCATCAAACGTATAACTGTGGAGGAAGCACTGGCCCACCCCTACCTGGAGCAGTACTATGACCCCTCTGATGAG CCAGTGGCTGAGGAGCCCTTCACTTTCAACATGGAGCTGGATGACCTTCCTAAAGAGAAGCTGAAAGAGCTGATCTATGAGGAGACGGCCCGCTTCCAGGCCACCTACCAGGGCTCCTGA
- the LOC113046955 gene encoding ADP-ribose pyrophosphatase, mitochondrial-like isoform X1, whose amino-acid sequence MKAVSRHWAASVHVALSLIGLPYAAGTSGVWFVQTISSSKKAISRSFFSSTSVYMCSAAAHVKARCPVYPGSDTHRFPVPDHTVDWDTDCPQYSPVKYTAPTVLNKPAWADPEIGSFSPQFNSIDGSVDRRSHEGSYRVQNGKPLNPHGRTGLEGRGLLGRWGPNHAADPIVTRWKRDSTGQCVHHTNSQLPVLQFVSIKRLDCGEWAIPGGMVDPGERISQTLQREFSEEALNSLQASPSQRENIQKRIAELFNSAGLQVYKGYVDDPRNTDNAWMETVAVNFHDESGNSVSELPLQAGDDAGQVSWIDVDSSLALYANHLHFLETVAKERNAHW is encoded by the exons ATGAAAGCAGTGTCCCGTCACTGGGCTGCATCGGTGCATGTTGCACTTAGTCTTATTGGGCTCCCCTACGCTGCTGGCACGAGTGGAGTCTG GTTCGTCCAAACAATTTCCAGCAGTAAGAAGGCCATTAGCCGCAGTTTCTTTTCATCAACATCAGTCTACATGTGTTCTGCCGCCGCGCACGTGAAGGCTCGCTGCCCGGTGTATCCCGGATCAGACACACACCGCTTCCCTGTCCCAGACCACACAGTAGACTGGGACACAGACTGTCCCCAGTACAGCCCTGTCAAATATACCGCCCCCACTGTACTGAACAAGCCTGCTTGGGCTGACCCAGAGATTGG TTCATTTTCCCCACAGTTCAATTCTATAGATGGATCTGTGGACAGGAGAAGCCATGAGGGCTCGTATCGTGTTCAGAATGGCAAACCACT TAATCCACATGGAAGGACTGGGCTGGAGGGCCGAGGATTACTGGGAAGGTGGGGTCCGAACCACGCTGCTGATCCAATAGTTACCAG GTGGAAAAGGGACTCTACAGGACAGTGTGTCCACCACACTAACTCTCAACTACCTGTGCTGCAATTTGTGTCCATCAAGAGGTTGGACTGTGGCGAATGGGCCATCCCAGGG GGAATGGTGGACCCCGGAGAGCGCATTTCTCAAACACTGCAGCGCGAGTTCTCGGAAGAGGCATTAAACTCTCTGCAGGCATCTCCAAGTCAGAGGGAAAATATCCAGAAGCGAATCGCTGAACTTTTCAACTCCGCAGGTCTTCAG GTGTATAAAGGTTATGTAGATGATCCAAGAAACACAGATAATGCTTGGATGGAGACAGTAGCAGTCAACTTCCATGATGAATCAG GTAATAGTGTGAGTGAGCTGCCATTGCAAGCAGGCGATGACGCAGGTCAAGTGAGCTGGATTGATGTTGACTCCTCTCTGGCCCTTTATGCCAATCACTTGCATTTCCTAGAGACTGTCGCAAAGGAAAGAAATGCACACTGGTAA
- the LOC113046955 gene encoding ADP-ribose pyrophosphatase, mitochondrial-like isoform X4 has translation MCSAAAHVKARCPVYPGSDTHRFPVPDHTVDWDTDCPQYSPVKYTAPTVLNKPAWADPEIGSFSPQFNSIDGSVDRRSHEGSYRVQNGKPLNPHGRTGLEGRGLLGRWGPNHAADPIVTRWKRDSTGQCVHHTNSQLPVLQFVSIKRLDCGEWAIPGGMVDPGERISQTLQREFSEEALNSLQASPSQRENIQKRIAELFNSAGLQVYKGYVDDPRNTDNAWMETVAVNFHDESGNSVSELPLQAGDDAGQVSWIDVDSSLALYANHLHFLETVAKERNAHW, from the exons ATGTGTTCTGCCGCCGCGCACGTGAAGGCTCGCTGCCCGGTGTATCCCGGATCAGACACACACCGCTTCCCTGTCCCAGACCACACAGTAGACTGGGACACAGACTGTCCCCAGTACAGCCCTGTCAAATATACCGCCCCCACTGTACTGAACAAGCCTGCTTGGGCTGACCCAGAGATTGG TTCATTTTCCCCACAGTTCAATTCTATAGATGGATCTGTGGACAGGAGAAGCCATGAGGGCTCGTATCGTGTTCAGAATGGCAAACCACT TAATCCACATGGAAGGACTGGGCTGGAGGGCCGAGGATTACTGGGAAGGTGGGGTCCGAACCACGCTGCTGATCCAATAGTTACCAG GTGGAAAAGGGACTCTACAGGACAGTGTGTCCACCACACTAACTCTCAACTACCTGTGCTGCAATTTGTGTCCATCAAGAGGTTGGACTGTGGCGAATGGGCCATCCCAGGG GGAATGGTGGACCCCGGAGAGCGCATTTCTCAAACACTGCAGCGCGAGTTCTCGGAAGAGGCATTAAACTCTCTGCAGGCATCTCCAAGTCAGAGGGAAAATATCCAGAAGCGAATCGCTGAACTTTTCAACTCCGCAGGTCTTCAG GTGTATAAAGGTTATGTAGATGATCCAAGAAACACAGATAATGCTTGGATGGAGACAGTAGCAGTCAACTTCCATGATGAATCAG GTAATAGTGTGAGTGAGCTGCCATTGCAAGCAGGCGATGACGCAGGTCAAGTGAGCTGGATTGATGTTGACTCCTCTCTGGCCCTTTATGCCAATCACTTGCATTTCCTAGAGACTGTCGCAAAGGAAAGAAATGCACACTGGTAA
- the LOC113046955 gene encoding ADP-ribose pyrophosphatase, mitochondrial-like isoform X2: protein MKAVSRHWAASVHVALSLIGLPYAAGTSGVCSKKAISRSFFSSTSVYMCSAAAHVKARCPVYPGSDTHRFPVPDHTVDWDTDCPQYSPVKYTAPTVLNKPAWADPEIGSFSPQFNSIDGSVDRRSHEGSYRVQNGKPLNPHGRTGLEGRGLLGRWGPNHAADPIVTRWKRDSTGQCVHHTNSQLPVLQFVSIKRLDCGEWAIPGGMVDPGERISQTLQREFSEEALNSLQASPSQRENIQKRIAELFNSAGLQVYKGYVDDPRNTDNAWMETVAVNFHDESGNSVSELPLQAGDDAGQVSWIDVDSSLALYANHLHFLETVAKERNAHW from the exons ATGAAAGCAGTGTCCCGTCACTGGGCTGCATCGGTGCATGTTGCACTTAGTCTTATTGGGCTCCCCTACGCTGCTGGCACGAGTGGAGTCTG CAGTAAGAAGGCCATTAGCCGCAGTTTCTTTTCATCAACATCAGTCTACATGTGTTCTGCCGCCGCGCACGTGAAGGCTCGCTGCCCGGTGTATCCCGGATCAGACACACACCGCTTCCCTGTCCCAGACCACACAGTAGACTGGGACACAGACTGTCCCCAGTACAGCCCTGTCAAATATACCGCCCCCACTGTACTGAACAAGCCTGCTTGGGCTGACCCAGAGATTGG TTCATTTTCCCCACAGTTCAATTCTATAGATGGATCTGTGGACAGGAGAAGCCATGAGGGCTCGTATCGTGTTCAGAATGGCAAACCACT TAATCCACATGGAAGGACTGGGCTGGAGGGCCGAGGATTACTGGGAAGGTGGGGTCCGAACCACGCTGCTGATCCAATAGTTACCAG GTGGAAAAGGGACTCTACAGGACAGTGTGTCCACCACACTAACTCTCAACTACCTGTGCTGCAATTTGTGTCCATCAAGAGGTTGGACTGTGGCGAATGGGCCATCCCAGGG GGAATGGTGGACCCCGGAGAGCGCATTTCTCAAACACTGCAGCGCGAGTTCTCGGAAGAGGCATTAAACTCTCTGCAGGCATCTCCAAGTCAGAGGGAAAATATCCAGAAGCGAATCGCTGAACTTTTCAACTCCGCAGGTCTTCAG GTGTATAAAGGTTATGTAGATGATCCAAGAAACACAGATAATGCTTGGATGGAGACAGTAGCAGTCAACTTCCATGATGAATCAG GTAATAGTGTGAGTGAGCTGCCATTGCAAGCAGGCGATGACGCAGGTCAAGTGAGCTGGATTGATGTTGACTCCTCTCTGGCCCTTTATGCCAATCACTTGCATTTCCTAGAGACTGTCGCAAAGGAAAGAAATGCACACTGGTAA